Within Mongoliitalea daihaiensis, the genomic segment ACTCCAATGCAAGACCGGAACGCTTCCTTCAATTGGCAGCGGAATACAACATGGTAGTAGCAAATATTACAGAACCTTCCAACTTCTTCCATATGTTAAGAAGACAGTTGACTTGGGAATTTAGAAAACCATGTGTGGTGATGTCACCAAAGTCTTTGTTGAGACATCCAAAGGTGATGTCTCCAATTGAGGAGTTTACTTCCGGAGGATTCAGAGAATTGCTTCCAGATTCCAAAGTGTCTGCAAAAGATGTAAAACGCGTTGTTCTTTGTTCTGGTAAAATTTACTATGATTTGGAAGAAGCGCGTGAAAAAGAGAAAATAAAAGATGTTGCCATTCTCCGATTGGAGCAGTTGCATCCACTACCAAAAACACAATTGATGGAGGCCTTGAAGGCTTACAAAGGCGCTGAATTGGTGTGGGTTCAAGAGGAGCCAGAAAATATGGGTTATTGGAATTATATCTTGCGTATGATGTACAAAGAACTGCCAATGGATGTGATTGCCAGAAAACCTTCTGCTTCTCCAGCTACTGGTTATAATAAAGTTCACGTACAAGAGCAGACAGCGATTATCAATAAAGCATTAAAAATTTCATAATCTTCCCCGCATCCCGTCCTTGGCTGGATGCAGGTTTAATTTAAGTTATATTTGTTAAATTAACCTTGGGCTTGACAAAAGCTTAGGGGTCAAAAAGAAAAAATAATGAGCCTAGAAATGAAAGTCCCTGCGGTTGGGGAATCCATTACAGAAGTAACCATTGGACAATGGTTTAAGCAAGATGGCGACCAAGTTGCCATGGATGAGGTCATCTGCGAACTGGAATCTGATAAAGCAACGTTTGAACTGACAGCAGAATCGGCTGGTGTTTTGAGGATCAAAGCACAAGAAGGGGATACCTTGGAAATCGGAGCCACTATCTGTGTGATTGAAGCAAGTGCTGCTGCATCCACAGCTGTTCCTGCTCCAGCTGCAAGTGCTCCTAGCCAATCCACGGGTGGAGGTGCTACTGGAGAAGTTAAAGAAATGATTGTACCTACGGTTGGTGAATCTATCACGGAAGTGACGCTAGCCTCTTGGTTGAAAGCGGATGGAGACTATGTGACATTAGATGAAATCATCGCAGAGGTAGATTCTGATAAAGCAACATTTGAATTGCCTGCCGAAGCTACAGGTATTTTGCGCCACGTAGCACAAGAAGGTGATACCTTAGAAATTGGTGGCTTAATCTGCAAGATTGAAGTAGTAGAAGGTGGTGCTCCTGCGGTGGATGCGCCTGTTTCATCTGCTGCTCCTGCAGCATCTGCTCCAGCTGGTCAAGAAACCTATGCGACAGGTCACGCTTCTCCTGCGGCAGCTAAAATCATTGCTGAGAAAGGATTGAATCCAGCTGATATCACTGGTACAGGTAAAGATGGTCGAATTACCAAAGAGGATGCGATGGCTGCCGAAGTGAAACCGAAAGCTGCACCTGCATCTGCTCCAAGTCCTGCACCTGCCAAAGCAGCAGCTTCAGCTCCGCCTGCTCCAGCTGCAAGTGGGGATAGAAACTCTCGTAGGGAGAAAATGACGTCCTTGAGAAAAACTGTTTCCAGAAGATTGGTTGCTGTGAAAAACGAAACAGCCATGTTGACAACTTTCAACGAAGTCAATATGGCCCCAATCATGGAAATTCGTAAGAAATACAAAGATCAGTTTAAGGAGAAGCATGGTGTAAACCTTGGTTTTATGTCCTTCTTTACTAAAGCAGTTTGTGTGGCGCTACAAGAGTGGCCGGCAGTAAACGCTATGATCGATGGAAATGAGATTATTTACAATGACTTTTGTGATGTTTCTATAGCAGTATCTGCGCCCAAGGGCTTGGTGGTACCTGTGATTAGAAATGCTGAGCAAATGAGCTTTGAGCAAATCGAGAAAGAAGTGGTACGTCTAGCTACCAAAGCAAGAGATAATAAGTTGTCCATTGAAGAGATGACAGGAGGTACCTTTACCATCACCAATGGGGGTGTTTTCGGTTCCATGATGTCTACTCCGATTATCAACGCTCCTCAATCTGCAATTCTTGGAATGCATAATATCGTGGAAAGACCCGTGGTAGAAAATGGACAGATCGTCATTAGACCGATGATGTATGTGGCCCTTTCCTACGATCACCGCATCATCGACGGTAGAGAATCCGTAAGTTTCTTGGTACGCGTTAAGCAACTCCTTGAAGATCCGACGAGATTGTTGTTTGGAGTCTGATTAGAGACGAGAGACGAGAAGCGAGAAGCGAGAGACGAGAAGCGAGAGTTTAGAAACAAGAATCAAGAAACAAGACTAGTTTCTGGTTTGAGAAAATATTCCTCGTTTTGAAAGTAATTAGGTGGATGAGAGGAGAGACGTTTATTTTTCAGTATCTCTTCTCATCTTATCATTAGAACAGATCACTTATAATTAACCACACACGAGTCTAGGCTCTTGTGTCTTACGTCTAACATCTAAAAAAATGTACGATTTAATAGTCATTGGCTCGGGGCCAGGAGGATATGTGGCTGCCATCAGAGGTGCGCAGTTGGGTATGAAAACGGCCATTATTGAAAAATATAATACCTTAGGTGGCACATGCTTGAATGTAGGCTGTATCCCGTCTAAAGCTTTGTTGGATTCATCCGAGCACTACCACAATGCTGCTCATACTTTCAAAACACACGGCATCAACTTGAGCAATCTGGAAGTTGACTTAGGTCAAATGATTGCCCGCAAAGATGATGTGGTGAAGCAAAATGTGGATGGAATCCAGTTTTTGATGAAGAAAAACAAAATCGATGTGCACCATGGCTTGGGTTCTTTTGTGGACAAAAACACTGTTAAAGTGACCAAAGAGGATGGAAGTGCTACAGAGATTCAAGGAAAAAATATCATCATCGCTACCGGTTCTAAACCTTCTTCCCTACCATTTATCAACCTAGATAAAAAGCGAATCATCACTTCAACTGAAGCCTTGAAAATGAAGGAAATCCCTAAGCACCTGATTGTCATTGGTGGTGGGGTGATTGGGATGGAGTTGGGTTCTGTGTATGGTAGAATGGGGGCAAAGGTTTCTGTTGTGGAGTACATGGATGCGCTAATTCCTTCTATGGATAGAACCATGGGTAAGGAATTACAGAAGTCTTTGAAGAAAATTGGTTTTGATTTCTATTTGAAGCACAAAGTTACTGGTGTAGAAAATACGGGGGAAGAGGTAGTGGTGAAGGCTGAGAATTCCAAAGGTGAGATTGTTGAAATCAAAGGAGATTATGTATTGGTATCCATTGGTAGAAGACCTTATACGGATGGGTTGAACGCTGAAGCAGCGGGTGTGAAGTTGACTGATAGAGGACAGGTGGAAGTGGATGATCACTTGAGAACAAATGTTCCTACTATTTACGCTATTGGTGATGTGGTGAAAGGCGCTATGCTCGCACATAAAGCCGAGGAAGAAGGTGTTTTTGTTGCAGAGCAGATTGCGGGACAGAAGCCACATATCAACTATTTATTGATTCCTGGTGTGGTGTACACCTGGCCTGAGGTTGCTTCTGTTGGTTATACAGAGGAGCAATTGAAAGAGAAAGGCATCAAGTACAAAGCTGGTAAATTCCCGTTCATGGCTTCCGGAAGAGCAAGAGCTTCTATGGATACAGATGGCTTGGTGAAGGTTTTGGCAGATGCGACTACGGACGAAATCTTAGGCGTGCACATGATTGGTCCACGTACGGCAGATATGATTGCCGAGGCAGTTGTTGCTATGGAGTTTAGGGCATCAGCTGAGGATATTGCCAGAATGTCCCATGCGCATCCGACCTATACAGAGGCGTTTAAGGAAGCATGTCTGGCTGCGACGGATAATCGGGCCTTGCATATATAATGTTTTTACATAGTTGCACTAAACTAAAACCTGCCAATTGTTACTTTGGCAGGTTTTTTTGTTTCGAGTAAAAATTTTGTTCTTTTCATTTAAGTTGATTGAATTAGAAAGCGTAGTTTATCCCGACTGATGGAATCCATGGTTCCCTGAAATTTTTAAAGAAAAAGTCTATTGTAAAAATAAAGCTTGAATTGAGATGATAATCAAATGAAAGTCGGTTGTTGTATGATGCCAAAATAGAGTCTTCTCTTGAATTATTGATTTTACGTCCATATTTAATGGTTGTTCTCCAATCATAGTTAAAATTCATTGAATATCCCGCATTGATAAACGATTCTCTTAGATAATCAAAGCCGCCTTCAGAGTCAGGTTGAAAAAAGTTATAAGTTTTAAAAGATAATTCCCATGTTGACTTAAAACCTGTCCATTTTCGCCGTTTTCCATTTTCAAATACTAACATCCAATCAGATGTTATTGGGAGTTGATTACCTAGAATACTTGCTCCAACACTGAAGTCTAGATTTATAAAACGTGATTTGCTATCCAAGTTGCTATAAGTGATAAGCTCTTTTCTTCCATCAGAAAGTAAATGTAATTCCTTGTTTAACCTTCTTTGGTTGTATTGACTCATCCAATCCTTATCTTCCCAGATTTCTTTAACCATATCAGAAATCCCAGCCTCCTTCAAAACAAGTAGCTCATCTATTTCGCCGAGATAGATAACTACATCCATCATACCCTCCGCATATGAAAATCGAACTTTTTGGGTTTTTGTGGGGAAAATTTCTTCTCCCATTTTTCTAAATCTAATCTCTTCCAATGGGCTGAAGCTAATTTGGTTGGAATTCGGACTGTACCGAATACTGTAAGACTCTGTAGCAGTAGGTAATTTTAAACTAGCTAACAATTGAAGAAATTTTTCTATGTCATTTTCAAAGCTTGGAAATCCTCTTTTAGAGCTGATGTCTGCCCAGAAAAAACTGATTTTCTTTTCCTCTTGAATGTAAACATGTAAAGTGTCATTAACCTTCCGTAAAATAAAGTTTTCCTTGTCATAGGATGTATTGAACAACTTGTATTCATCTTTTTCTACCAGGTTTTGGCTTTGGGCTTCTGAGGAGAAAATGAATAAGGCGAGAATAATAAATAGGCTAATTTTTCTCATGGGTTTTTGTGGTTAATGTTGTGAAAAAAGATTCATTTCTAGTACGTTGATTTGTGGTTACGTAGGGTTTGGTAGTCCAGATGTCCTGTATTCGAAATGGTTCACTGATTTCAATTTCTTTGACTGGCAGGTCTTTTTGCTGTGCTTGAAGATTGGCTTGTAAGCGTCTTGCTGCGGGGCTTAATGATTCTAATGCTACCTCTTCGATTGATAGATTGCTTGTTTTGGCGCTTGCTGTTTCTGCGACCAACTGATGCTCTTGTAATTCTTGACTCACAGTATCTTTTTTTGCAGCTGTAGTTAGGGATGGATTTTCAATAGACTTTTGTTTTTCTTCTGGCGAATCATCCTTAGTCAACACTTTTGGGGCTGTATTTTGAATGATGATTGGTGATTTCACTATTTCGGTAAGCTGATTTTCTTGCTTAGGTTCCTCGAAGCTTAGTTTTTCCGATTGCGTAGAATTTATTATCGCCTCAGGTAGGTTTTTTGCTGCTATGACAGTATCCAGTGAACTCGGGGAATTATCTTGTGTCAACCACCAACCTACGAGTAATACTGTTACACTCGCAGCAGCTACCCAAATCCAGGCCTTTGGCTTTTTCTTTTGAGGAAGTTGAACTGAGTTCCAAATGGCTTCCCCATTGAAAACAACACCCTTAGGCAGCTGAGCTTCATGATCAATTTTTTTTCTATTAGGATGCATTGTACCAGCCGTTTTTGATGATTAAATTTTTTAAATAGGCTTTTGCCTTACTCAATTGTGATTTGGAAGTCCCAACACTAATGTTAAGTTTTTCCGAAATTTCAGAATGGTTGTACCCTTCGATTTCGTAAAGGTTAAATACTGTTCTATACCCTTCAGGCAATTGTAAGATTAATTGGTATAGTTCCTGATTGGTCAGTTGGTTAATGGCGTTATCTTCTAGGGCCGTAATAGTTGAATCAGGCTCGACCATCATGGGTGCTTTCTGCTTTTT encodes:
- the odhB gene encoding 2-oxoglutarate dehydrogenase complex dihydrolipoyllysine-residue succinyltransferase; the encoded protein is MSLEMKVPAVGESITEVTIGQWFKQDGDQVAMDEVICELESDKATFELTAESAGVLRIKAQEGDTLEIGATICVIEASAAASTAVPAPAASAPSQSTGGGATGEVKEMIVPTVGESITEVTLASWLKADGDYVTLDEIIAEVDSDKATFELPAEATGILRHVAQEGDTLEIGGLICKIEVVEGGAPAVDAPVSSAAPAASAPAGQETYATGHASPAAAKIIAEKGLNPADITGTGKDGRITKEDAMAAEVKPKAAPASAPSPAPAKAAASAPPAPAASGDRNSRREKMTSLRKTVSRRLVAVKNETAMLTTFNEVNMAPIMEIRKKYKDQFKEKHGVNLGFMSFFTKAVCVALQEWPAVNAMIDGNEIIYNDFCDVSIAVSAPKGLVVPVIRNAEQMSFEQIEKEVVRLATKARDNKLSIEEMTGGTFTITNGGVFGSMMSTPIINAPQSAILGMHNIVERPVVENGQIVIRPMMYVALSYDHRIIDGRESVSFLVRVKQLLEDPTRLLFGV
- the lpdA gene encoding dihydrolipoyl dehydrogenase, with product MYDLIVIGSGPGGYVAAIRGAQLGMKTAIIEKYNTLGGTCLNVGCIPSKALLDSSEHYHNAAHTFKTHGINLSNLEVDLGQMIARKDDVVKQNVDGIQFLMKKNKIDVHHGLGSFVDKNTVKVTKEDGSATEIQGKNIIIATGSKPSSLPFINLDKKRIITSTEALKMKEIPKHLIVIGGGVIGMELGSVYGRMGAKVSVVEYMDALIPSMDRTMGKELQKSLKKIGFDFYLKHKVTGVENTGEEVVVKAENSKGEIVEIKGDYVLVSIGRRPYTDGLNAEAAGVKLTDRGQVEVDDHLRTNVPTIYAIGDVVKGAMLAHKAEEEGVFVAEQIAGQKPHINYLLIPGVVYTWPEVASVGYTEEQLKEKGIKYKAGKFPFMASGRARASMDTDGLVKVLADATTDEILGVHMIGPRTADMIAEAVVAMEFRASAEDIARMSHAHPTYTEAFKEACLAATDNRALHI